The following coding sequences lie in one Amycolatopsis cihanbeyliensis genomic window:
- a CDS encoding glutamate ABC transporter substrate-binding protein produces the protein MRIRTLAAGLMVGALALTACGKEGSPSDAGNEDGNGNSAAQLPTYDVAQDVTVEGSPTFQQMQSAGHPIIGVKQDQPGLGYLDPTTQEYSGFDIEIARLITAKLGFQPDSIEYKPVPSAGREQALINGDVHYYVGTYTINDKRKEQVGFAGPYFVAGQGLLVAEDNSDITGPETLKGKKVCSVSGSTPIQRVRQQGLTEDGNIVELQTYSQCVTQLSQGKVDAVTTDDAILKGYAAEEQDKFKVVGETFSEEPYGVGVPKEDTALREKVNDILQSALDDGTWDQIYDATLGKSGAPADKPTIERY, from the coding sequence ATGAGGATCCGCACCCTGGCGGCGGGACTGATGGTCGGCGCCCTCGCGCTGACCGCGTGTGGCAAGGAAGGCAGCCCTTCCGACGCGGGCAACGAGGACGGCAACGGCAACAGTGCCGCCCAGCTTCCCACTTACGACGTTGCGCAGGACGTCACCGTCGAGGGGTCACCGACCTTCCAGCAGATGCAGTCCGCAGGCCATCCGATCATCGGGGTCAAGCAGGACCAGCCGGGACTCGGCTACCTGGACCCCACGACCCAGGAGTACAGCGGTTTCGACATCGAGATCGCCAGGCTGATCACCGCCAAGCTGGGTTTCCAGCCGGACAGCATCGAGTACAAGCCGGTCCCCTCGGCCGGGCGCGAGCAGGCACTCATCAACGGTGACGTGCACTACTACGTCGGTACCTACACGATCAACGACAAGCGCAAGGAGCAGGTCGGCTTCGCAGGGCCGTACTTCGTGGCCGGCCAGGGCCTGCTGGTCGCCGAGGACAACAGCGACATCACCGGGCCGGAGACGCTGAAGGGCAAGAAGGTGTGCTCGGTAAGCGGCTCGACGCCGATTCAGCGGGTCCGCCAGCAGGGCCTCACGGAGGACGGCAACATCGTCGAGCTGCAGACCTACTCGCAGTGCGTCACCCAGCTCAGCCAGGGCAAGGTGGACGCGGTCACCACCGACGACGCGATCCTGAAGGGCTACGCCGCGGAGGAGCAGGACAAGTTCAAGGTCGTCGGCGAGACCTTCTCGGAAGAGCCCTACGGCGTCGGCGTCCCCAAGGAGGACACGGCGCTGCGGGAGAAGGTGAACGACATCCTGCAGTCGGCACTGGACGACGGCACCTGGGACCAGATCTACGATGCCACGCTCGGCAAGTCCGGCGCGCCCGCCGATAAGCCGACCATCGAACGGTACTGA
- a CDS encoding amino acid ABC transporter permease yields the protein MEVLLDNLDLYGPGFLTTIELFVLAAIGSLVLGTVLAMLRVSPVPVLRAAGTTYVTLFRNTPLTLIFFFFAFAFPLLKVVDISFFTAAVVALTLYTSAFVCEVVRSGINTVPVGQAEAGRAVGLTFGQILSNIVLPQATRSVVPPMVSTMIALIKNTTIASGFSVVEAGSIQYYLSERGYSVMIGLLWVALGFVILVIPMTLLQRSLEKRWSVAR from the coding sequence ATGGAAGTCCTGCTCGACAATCTCGACCTGTACGGTCCCGGGTTTCTCACCACCATCGAGCTGTTCGTGCTGGCCGCGATCGGTTCACTGGTGCTGGGCACTGTGCTGGCGATGCTGAGGGTGAGCCCGGTCCCGGTTTTGCGCGCGGCGGGCACGACGTATGTGACGCTGTTCCGCAACACCCCGTTGACGCTGATCTTCTTTTTCTTCGCCTTCGCGTTTCCACTGCTGAAGGTCGTCGACATCTCGTTCTTCACCGCCGCCGTGGTCGCACTGACGCTGTACACCTCGGCGTTCGTCTGTGAAGTGGTGCGGTCGGGTATCAACACCGTCCCGGTGGGACAGGCCGAGGCCGGTCGTGCCGTAGGGCTGACCTTCGGCCAGATCTTGAGCAACATCGTGCTACCACAAGCGACCCGCTCGGTGGTGCCGCCCATGGTGAGCACGATGATCGCGTTGATCAAGAACACCACGATCGCCTCGGGCTTCTCCGTGGTGGAGGCGGGCTCGATCCAGTACTACCTTTCCGAGCGCGGGTACAGCGTCATGATCGGACTGCTCTGGGTGGCGCTCGGGTTCGTGATCCTGGTCATTCCGATGACCCTGCTGCAACGTAGCCTCGAGAAGCGGTGGAGCGTGGCCCGATGA
- a CDS encoding amino acid ABC transporter permease — MSSVLFDAPGPKARIRHWIYAGGGVLAIVAIVGFVVLRFADEGQFDGKLWSWLEYETIQLELLRALGATLRAFAVGAVLALVFGAIFAAGRLSDHAAVRIPATIVVEFFRAVPLVVMIFFFHFGISLGAPFYSVVLGLTLYNGSVLAEVFRAGVLSLPAGQSEAAYAVGMRKTQVMQTVLLPQALRAMLPAIISQLVVLLKDTALGFLITYEELLRYARYLGGIVDFGRPLVPITIVVAAMYIVMCLALTGLAKYLEGRNRRNKKAPVPAKKADEIVLTNEPMN, encoded by the coding sequence ATGAGCTCAGTCCTGTTCGACGCGCCCGGGCCGAAGGCGCGGATACGGCACTGGATCTACGCGGGTGGCGGAGTGCTCGCCATCGTCGCGATCGTCGGCTTCGTCGTGCTGCGGTTCGCCGACGAAGGGCAGTTCGACGGCAAGCTGTGGAGCTGGCTGGAGTACGAGACCATCCAGCTCGAACTGCTGCGCGCGCTCGGCGCCACGCTGCGCGCGTTCGCTGTCGGCGCGGTGCTCGCGCTGGTGTTCGGTGCGATTTTCGCGGCCGGGCGGCTGTCCGACCACGCCGCCGTCCGGATACCCGCGACGATCGTCGTCGAGTTCTTCCGCGCGGTGCCGCTGGTCGTGATGATCTTCTTCTTCCACTTCGGGATCAGCCTCGGCGCGCCCTTCTACTCCGTCGTGCTCGGCCTGACGCTCTATAACGGTTCCGTGCTGGCGGAGGTGTTCCGGGCCGGGGTCCTGTCCCTGCCGGCCGGGCAGAGCGAGGCGGCGTACGCGGTGGGGATGCGCAAGACCCAGGTCATGCAGACCGTACTGCTCCCCCAGGCCCTCCGGGCCATGCTGCCCGCGATCATCAGCCAGCTCGTGGTACTGCTCAAGGACACCGCGCTCGGTTTCCTCATCACCTACGAGGAACTGCTGCGCTATGCCCGCTACCTCGGTGGCATCGTCGACTTCGGGCGCCCGCTGGTACCGATCACGATCGTGGTCGCGGCCATGTACATCGTCATGTGCCTCGCACTGACCGGTCTGGCAAAGTACCTGGAGGGCCGCAACCGGCGTAACAAGAAGGCACCCGTCCCGGCCAAGAAGGCGGACGAGATCGTCCTCACCAACGAGCCGATGAACTGA
- a CDS encoding succinate dehydrogenase/fumarate reductase iron-sulfur subunit, which translates to MGYEARFRVWRGDADSGELRDFTVEANEGEVVLDVIHRLQATQCSDLAVRWNCKAGKCGSCSAEINGRPRLLCMTRMSTFAEDEVITVTPLRAFPIVRDLVTDVSYNYTKAREVPSFTPPADLEPGDYRMQQRDVQRSQEFRKCIECFLCQDTCHVVRDHEENKESFAGPRYLMRIAELEMHPLDVADRRDEAVTEHGLGYCNITKCCTEVCPEGIKITDNALIPMKERAADKRYDPIVWLGNKLFRRG; encoded by the coding sequence ATGGGGTACGAGGCCCGGTTCCGAGTGTGGCGGGGCGACGCAGACTCGGGCGAGCTGCGGGACTTCACGGTGGAGGCGAACGAGGGCGAGGTCGTGCTCGACGTGATCCATCGCCTGCAGGCCACCCAGTGCTCGGACCTGGCGGTGCGCTGGAACTGCAAGGCGGGCAAGTGTGGCTCGTGCTCCGCGGAGATCAACGGGCGGCCGCGGCTGCTGTGCATGACCCGGATGTCCACCTTCGCCGAGGACGAGGTCATCACCGTCACCCCGCTGCGCGCCTTCCCGATCGTGCGTGACCTGGTGACCGACGTGTCGTACAACTACACGAAGGCGCGGGAGGTCCCCTCGTTCACCCCGCCCGCGGACCTCGAGCCCGGTGACTACCGGATGCAGCAGCGGGACGTGCAACGCTCGCAGGAGTTCCGCAAGTGCATCGAATGCTTCCTGTGCCAGGACACCTGCCACGTGGTGCGTGACCACGAGGAGAACAAGGAGTCCTTCGCGGGCCCGCGCTACCTGATGCGTATCGCCGAGTTGGAGATGCACCCGCTGGACGTGGCCGACCGCAGGGACGAGGCGGTGACCGAGCACGGCCTCGGCTACTGCAACATCACCAAGTGCTGCACCGAGGTCTGCCCCGAGGGAATCAAGATCACCGACAACGCGCTGATCCCGATGAAGGAACGCGCCGCCGACAAGCGCTACGACCCCATCGTCTGGCTGGGCAACAAGCTCTTCCGCCGCGGCTGA
- a CDS encoding fumarate reductase/succinate dehydrogenase flavoprotein subunit: protein MTEVERHSYDVVVIGAGGAGLRAVIEARQRGLSVAVVCKSLFGKAHTVMAEGGCAASMGNVNSGDNWQVHFRDTMRGGKFLNNWRMAELHAKEAPDRVWELETYGALFDRTEDGRISQRNFGGHTYPRLAHVGDRTGLELIRTMQQKVVSLQQEDYRTYGDYEAKLKVFHECTVTELLKQDGRIAGAFGYWRESGRFILFETPAVVLATGGIGKSFKVTSNSWEYTGDGHALALRAGAKLINMEFVQFHPTGMVWPPSVKGILVTEGVRGDGGVLKNSEGDRFMFSYVPDVFKGQYADSEEEADRWYTDADNNRRTPDLLPRDEVARAINTEVKEGRGSPHGGVFLDIASRLPTEEIKRRLPSMYHQFKELADVDITAEPMEVGPTCHYVMGGIEVDPDTAVSEVPGLFAAGECSGGMHGSNRLGGNSLSDLLVFGRRAGLGAASYVESMDSRPDVDQSDVDVAARQALSPFDPPASGNEENPYALQSELQQTMNDLVGIIRKADEIEQAMEKLGEIRERMPRVTVEGHRQFNPGWHLAIDLRSMLLVSECVAKAALMRTESRGGHTRDDHPQLDAQWRNRLLACGPADADGQETVPDIDVSSKEQEPMRADLLELFELTELEKYYTEAELAGHPERKA from the coding sequence ATGACCGAGGTCGAACGGCACAGCTACGACGTTGTGGTGATCGGTGCCGGCGGCGCGGGCCTGCGTGCGGTGATCGAGGCGCGGCAGCGGGGACTCAGCGTGGCGGTGGTGTGCAAGTCCCTGTTCGGCAAGGCACACACCGTGATGGCCGAGGGCGGCTGCGCGGCGTCCATGGGCAACGTGAACTCCGGCGACAACTGGCAGGTGCACTTCCGGGACACCATGCGAGGCGGGAAGTTCCTGAACAACTGGCGGATGGCCGAGCTGCACGCGAAGGAGGCGCCGGACCGGGTCTGGGAGCTGGAGACCTACGGCGCGCTGTTCGACCGCACCGAGGACGGCCGGATCAGCCAGCGCAACTTCGGCGGGCACACCTACCCGCGGCTGGCGCATGTCGGTGACCGCACCGGTCTCGAGCTGATCCGCACCATGCAGCAGAAGGTCGTCTCCCTGCAGCAGGAGGACTACCGGACCTATGGCGACTACGAGGCCAAGCTGAAGGTCTTCCACGAGTGCACGGTGACGGAGCTGCTCAAGCAGGACGGCAGGATCGCGGGGGCGTTCGGGTACTGGCGCGAGTCCGGCCGGTTCATCCTGTTCGAGACCCCGGCCGTGGTGCTGGCCACCGGCGGGATCGGCAAGTCGTTCAAGGTCACCTCGAACTCCTGGGAGTACACCGGCGACGGGCACGCGCTCGCCCTGCGGGCCGGCGCGAAGCTGATCAACATGGAGTTCGTCCAGTTCCACCCCACCGGGATGGTCTGGCCACCCAGCGTCAAGGGCATCCTGGTCACCGAGGGCGTGCGCGGCGATGGTGGGGTGCTGAAGAACTCCGAGGGTGACCGGTTCATGTTCTCCTACGTCCCGGACGTCTTCAAAGGACAGTACGCGGACAGCGAGGAGGAGGCGGACCGCTGGTACACCGACGCCGACAACAACCGGCGCACCCCGGACCTGTTGCCGCGGGACGAGGTCGCGCGGGCGATCAACACGGAGGTGAAGGAAGGTCGCGGTTCGCCGCACGGCGGCGTGTTCCTGGACATCGCCAGCAGGCTGCCGACCGAGGAGATCAAGCGTCGGCTGCCCTCGATGTACCACCAGTTCAAGGAACTCGCCGATGTGGACATCACAGCCGAGCCGATGGAGGTCGGCCCGACCTGCCACTACGTGATGGGCGGGATCGAGGTCGATCCGGACACGGCGGTGTCCGAGGTGCCGGGCCTGTTCGCGGCGGGTGAGTGCTCCGGCGGGATGCACGGTTCCAACCGGCTGGGCGGCAACTCGCTGTCCGACCTGCTGGTGTTCGGCAGGCGTGCCGGACTCGGTGCGGCGTCCTATGTGGAATCCATGGACTCGAGGCCGGATGTGGACCAGTCCGATGTGGATGTCGCGGCCCGGCAGGCGCTCTCCCCGTTCGATCCGCCCGCGAGCGGAAACGAGGAGAACCCGTATGCCCTGCAGTCCGAGTTGCAGCAGACCATGAACGACCTGGTCGGCATCATCCGCAAGGCGGACGAGATCGAGCAGGCGATGGAGAAGCTCGGCGAGATCAGGGAACGCATGCCCCGGGTGACCGTGGAGGGGCACCGACAGTTCAACCCCGGCTGGCACCTCGCGATCGACCTGCGCAGCATGCTGCTGGTCAGCGAATGCGTTGCCAAGGCGGCGCTGATGCGTACGGAGAGCCGCGGCGGTCACACCCGGGACGACCACCCGCAGCTGGACGCGCAGTGGCGCAACCGGTTGTTGGCTTGCGGCCCGGCCGACGCGGACGGGCAGGAAACCGTTCCGGACATCGACGTGAGCAGCAAGGAGCAGGAACCGATGCGCGCGGATCTGCTCGAACTGTTCGAGTTGACGGAACTGGAGAAGTACTACACGGAAGCCGAGCTCGCTGGGCATCCGGAGAGGAAGGCCTGA
- the edd gene encoding phosphogluconate dehydratase has product MRAARPAIHPVIADVTERIAARSLRTRTTYLDRIAAASAEGPVRAGMACSNLAHGFAACAGSDRLAVRGRSKPGVAIVSAYNDLLSAHQPLAEFPEWIKDATREAGGVAQFAGGVPAMCDGITQGRSGMELSLFSRDVIAMATGVALSHEMFDGALLLGVCDKIVPGLLIGALSFGHLPAILVPAGPMASGLPNKEKARVRQRYAEGLASREELLDAESASYHSPGTCTFYGTANSNQLVVEVMGLHLPGASFVHPGTPLRRALTEEAGRRIVRIADEEHTPLGEMIDERSIVNGVVSLLATGGSTNHTLHLVAIAAAAGIQLTWDDFAELSAVVPLLASVYPNGSADINHFHAAGGVQFLVGTLLDAGLLHENVRTVAGDGLHRYRREPVLAEDGTPTWREVPTRSLDMSVLRPAHEPFSADGGLRMVSGNLGRAVLKVSAVAREHRTVCAPARVFTTQAGFDAAFRAGELDGDVVVVIRNQGPRANGMPELHGLTPALGVLMDRGHQVALVTDGRMSGASGKIPAAIQVTPEAAAGGPLARVADGDLVSLDAETGELEILVDAAEFAARRPTDAPPDDTAWTGTGRELFAALRHAVGPADHGASVFGEPTGAPFGTPATIPSEVHR; this is encoded by the coding sequence ATGCGCGCTGCCCGACCCGCCATCCATCCCGTCATCGCCGATGTCACCGAACGCATCGCCGCCCGCAGCCTGCGCACGCGGACCACCTACCTGGACCGCATCGCGGCCGCGAGCGCGGAAGGTCCGGTCCGGGCCGGGATGGCCTGCAGCAACCTCGCGCACGGCTTCGCCGCCTGCGCCGGATCGGACCGGCTGGCTGTGCGGGGCCGCAGCAAACCGGGCGTCGCGATCGTGTCCGCCTACAACGACCTGCTCTCGGCGCACCAGCCGCTGGCCGAGTTCCCCGAGTGGATCAAGGATGCCACCCGGGAGGCCGGCGGGGTAGCCCAGTTCGCGGGCGGCGTCCCCGCCATGTGCGACGGCATCACCCAGGGCCGCTCCGGCATGGAACTGTCCCTGTTCAGCCGGGACGTGATCGCGATGGCCACCGGGGTCGCGCTGTCCCACGAGATGTTCGACGGCGCCCTGCTGCTCGGGGTGTGCGACAAGATCGTGCCCGGCCTGCTGATCGGCGCGCTGTCCTTCGGCCATCTGCCCGCGATCCTGGTGCCCGCCGGGCCGATGGCCTCCGGCCTGCCGAACAAGGAGAAGGCGCGGGTGCGGCAGCGCTATGCCGAGGGCCTGGCCAGCAGGGAGGAACTGCTGGACGCGGAGTCGGCTTCCTACCACTCCCCCGGCACCTGCACCTTCTACGGCACCGCGAACTCCAACCAACTCGTGGTCGAGGTGATGGGGCTGCACCTGCCGGGAGCCAGCTTCGTGCACCCCGGCACCCCGCTGCGGCGGGCGCTGACCGAGGAGGCAGGCAGGCGGATCGTGCGGATCGCGGACGAGGAACACACACCGCTCGGCGAGATGATCGACGAGCGGTCGATCGTGAACGGGGTGGTGTCCCTGCTGGCCACCGGCGGGTCCACCAACCACACCCTGCACCTGGTCGCGATCGCCGCCGCCGCGGGGATCCAGCTCACCTGGGACGACTTCGCCGAGCTGTCCGCTGTGGTGCCGCTGCTGGCCAGCGTCTACCCGAACGGCAGCGCGGACATCAACCACTTCCACGCGGCGGGTGGCGTGCAGTTCCTCGTCGGCACCCTGCTGGACGCGGGGCTGCTGCACGAGAACGTGCGCACCGTCGCCGGGGACGGGCTGCACCGCTACCGGCGGGAGCCGGTACTGGCCGAGGACGGCACGCCGACCTGGCGCGAGGTGCCGACGCGCAGCCTGGACATGTCGGTGTTGCGGCCGGCGCACGAGCCCTTCTCCGCGGACGGCGGGCTGCGCATGGTGTCCGGTAACCTCGGCCGCGCGGTGCTCAAGGTGTCGGCGGTGGCGCGCGAGCACCGCACGGTGTGCGCCCCGGCCCGGGTGTTCACCACCCAGGCCGGGTTCGACGCGGCGTTTCGGGCCGGGGAACTGGACGGCGATGTCGTGGTGGTGATCCGCAACCAGGGCCCGCGGGCCAACGGGATGCCGGAGCTGCACGGCCTCACCCCGGCGCTGGGCGTGCTGATGGACCGGGGCCATCAGGTCGCGCTGGTGACCGACGGCCGGATGTCCGGTGCCTCCGGCAAGATCCCGGCCGCCATCCAGGTCACCCCGGAGGCGGCGGCCGGCGGCCCACTGGCTCGGGTGGCCGATGGCGACCTGGTCAGCCTGGATGCCGAAACCGGTGAGCTGGAGATCCTGGTCGACGCGGCCGAGTTCGCGGCACGACGGCCGACCGACGCGCCACCGGACGACACCGCATGGACCGGAACCGGGCGGGAGCTGTTCGCGGCACTGCGCCACGCGGTCGGCCCCGCCGACCACGGTGCCAGCGTGTTCGGCGAGCCCACCGGCGCCCCTTTCGGTACACCAGCGACGATTCCTTCGGAGGTACACCGGTGA
- the eda gene encoding bifunctional 4-hydroxy-2-oxoglutarate aldolase/2-dehydro-3-deoxy-phosphogluconate aldolase: protein MSTNPTGLLELSPVLPVVVIEDAEHAVPVAEALLAGGIRAIELTLRTPVAPAAIERVAKEVPGIVVGAGTVTGERDARLAAEAGAGFLVTPGSTDALLDAVAGTGLPFLPGVATVSEAMLLAERGLTELKFFPAEASGGVGFLRSIAGPLPDLRFCPTGGVTADTAADYLALPNVGCVGGTWLTPKAALAAGDFARVEALARDALRGAVAAG from the coding sequence GTGAGCACCAACCCGACCGGCCTGCTCGAGCTGTCCCCCGTACTGCCCGTGGTGGTCATCGAGGACGCCGAGCATGCGGTACCGGTGGCCGAGGCCCTGCTCGCAGGCGGTATCCGGGCGATCGAGCTGACACTGCGGACACCGGTCGCGCCCGCGGCCATCGAGCGGGTCGCGAAGGAGGTACCCGGCATCGTCGTGGGCGCGGGCACGGTCACCGGCGAGCGGGACGCCCGGCTGGCGGCCGAGGCCGGCGCCGGGTTCCTGGTCACCCCGGGAAGCACCGACGCATTGCTGGACGCCGTGGCCGGCACCGGCCTGCCGTTCCTGCCGGGCGTGGCCACGGTCTCCGAGGCGATGCTGCTGGCCGAGCGCGGGCTGACCGAGCTCAAGTTCTTCCCCGCGGAGGCCAGCGGCGGGGTCGGGTTCCTGCGCTCGATCGCGGGTCCCCTCCCGGACCTGCGGTTCTGCCCCACCGGTGGGGTCACCGCGGACACCGCGGCGGACTATCTCGCGCTGCCGAACGTGGGCTGTGTCGGCGGCACCTGGCTGACCCCGAAGGCCGCGCTGGCCGCCGGGGATTTCGCGCGGGTCGAGGCGCTGGCGCGGGACGCACTGCGGGGCGCGGTCGCGGCCGGGTAA
- a CDS encoding lipase maturation factor family protein — protein sequence MAWDWLADADYWTSRLVFQRLLAALYLVAFLSAANQFRALLGEHGITPIPRFLRSVPFRRAPSVFHLHYSDRFFAVLAWTGVLVSGALLLGLADAAPVWLALLLWAVPWALYLSIVNVGQVWYGYGWESLLVETGFLAIFLGPAHVAPPVLVLWLMRWLLFRVEFGAGLIKIRGDPCWRDLTCLYYHHETQPIPGPLSWYFHHLPKPLHKVEVLASHLAQLVVPFALFAPQPIATAAAAIVIVTQAWLMLSGNFSWLNAVTIVLALSVVDDSVFAPLLPNPPGNLTDPPLWHLALVFAVVALVMVLSYQPVRNLLSRRQLMNYSFTSLRLVNTYGAFGSIGRTRHEVVIEGTRDTELTEDTAWREYEFKGKPGDPYRRPRQVAPYHLRLDWQLWFAALSAQQARGWLPGLAAKLLAGDRDTLKLVARDPFPGSSPRFLRATLYRYRFTTWRERGESGAWWVREPVSPVLRTCRLAEDGDVVPAATGSQET from the coding sequence GTGGCGTGGGACTGGCTGGCCGATGCCGACTACTGGACTTCGCGTCTGGTTTTCCAGCGCCTGCTGGCGGCGCTCTACCTGGTGGCGTTCCTGAGCGCCGCGAACCAGTTCCGGGCGCTGCTCGGCGAGCACGGGATCACCCCGATCCCCCGGTTCCTCCGATCGGTGCCGTTCCGCCGCGCGCCGAGCGTGTTCCACCTGCACTACTCGGACCGGTTCTTCGCCGTCCTCGCCTGGACTGGCGTGCTGGTCTCCGGTGCGCTGCTGCTCGGGCTTGCCGACGCGGCGCCGGTCTGGCTGGCCCTGCTGTTGTGGGCGGTGCCGTGGGCGCTGTACCTGTCGATCGTCAACGTCGGGCAGGTCTGGTACGGGTACGGCTGGGAGTCACTGCTGGTCGAGACGGGCTTCCTGGCGATCTTCCTCGGCCCGGCGCATGTCGCGCCACCGGTGCTCGTGCTGTGGCTGATGCGCTGGCTGCTGTTCCGGGTGGAGTTCGGAGCCGGGTTGATCAAGATACGTGGCGACCCGTGCTGGCGTGACCTGACCTGCCTGTACTACCACCACGAAACCCAGCCGATACCGGGGCCGCTGAGCTGGTACTTCCACCACCTGCCGAAACCGCTGCACAAGGTCGAGGTGCTGGCCAGCCATCTCGCCCAGCTCGTGGTGCCGTTCGCGCTGTTCGCGCCACAACCGATCGCCACGGCCGCGGCCGCCATCGTGATCGTCACCCAGGCCTGGCTGATGCTCAGCGGGAACTTCTCCTGGCTGAACGCGGTCACCATCGTGCTCGCTCTGTCCGTTGTGGACGATTCGGTGTTCGCGCCACTGCTGCCGAACCCGCCGGGGAACCTCACCGACCCTCCACTGTGGCATCTCGCGCTCGTGTTCGCCGTGGTCGCGCTGGTGATGGTGCTCAGCTACCAGCCGGTACGCAACCTGCTCAGCAGGCGGCAGCTGATGAACTACAGCTTCACCAGCCTGCGCCTGGTGAACACCTACGGCGCGTTCGGCTCGATCGGCAGGACACGGCACGAGGTGGTCATCGAAGGCACGCGGGACACCGAGCTCACCGAGGACACGGCGTGGCGGGAGTACGAGTTCAAGGGCAAGCCCGGCGATCCCTACCGGCGACCCCGCCAGGTCGCGCCGTACCACCTGCGGCTGGACTGGCAGCTCTGGTTCGCCGCGCTGTCCGCCCAGCAGGCCAGGGGCTGGCTTCCCGGCCTGGCCGCTAAGCTGCTGGCAGGCGACCGGGACACGCTGAAGCTGGTAGCCCGCGACCCGTTCCCAGGATCCTCGCCCCGGTTCCTGCGCGCGACGCTGTACCGCTACCGCTTCACCACCTGGCGGGAGCGCGGGGAGTCCGGGGCGTGGTGGGTGCGCGAGCCGGTGTCCCCCGTGCTGCGCACCTGCCGGCTCGCCGAGGACGGTGACGTGGTGCCCGCCGCGACCGGTAGCCAAGAAACATGA
- a CDS encoding cellulase family glycosylhydrolase, translating to MRRWGGILGVLVVLAGSLVATPAVTAAAPAPVTGPGRLSVDGRWLVDEQGRRVLLHGVNNVDKKAPYIEPGDGFTVTARDAALLAGHGFNTVRLGVSFDGLMPRRGEVDHGYLDRIARTVRTLGEAGIWVLLDNHQDGLSKVWGGNGFPPWSLHARPRWWEPKLEFPLYYVLPSMKAGWDEVWDNSHGVLDYLGDALAALAERVDEDPAVLGIELLNEPWPGSAALSCFPAGCPAFDRKYQAAHERLTARIRAAAPEMPVFWEPNLTWNQMMPTRLAQPPLTPPLADDRVAFSFHDYCIPSQAAIYLGLPEQLRALCPAQQEITWSNADAFLGRTGIPALLTEFGDGDPTVLGDTLEHADARFIGWQYWHYQSVSGSEPGTDPFTGELGRKLVRTYPRATAGTPTELSFDPANGNFSYTYAADGGPARTEIYVSDLHYPRGYEVSVTGGTVTSEPGAPLVLVRAEEAGQVTVSIRSR from the coding sequence ATGCGGAGATGGGGCGGGATCCTCGGGGTACTCGTGGTGCTCGCCGGTTCCCTGGTGGCCACGCCCGCCGTGACGGCCGCCGCGCCGGCGCCGGTCACCGGCCCCGGCCGGTTGTCGGTGGATGGCCGCTGGCTGGTGGACGAGCAGGGCCGCAGGGTGCTCCTGCACGGCGTGAACAACGTGGACAAGAAGGCGCCCTATATCGAGCCCGGCGATGGCTTCACGGTGACCGCCAGGGACGCCGCGCTGCTGGCCGGGCACGGATTCAACACGGTCCGGTTGGGTGTCTCCTTCGACGGGCTGATGCCCCGGCGCGGCGAGGTCGACCATGGCTATCTCGACCGGATCGCGCGCACCGTGCGGACGCTCGGAGAGGCCGGGATCTGGGTGCTGCTGGACAACCACCAGGACGGGCTCAGCAAGGTCTGGGGTGGAAACGGGTTTCCGCCGTGGTCACTGCATGCCCGGCCGCGCTGGTGGGAGCCGAAGCTGGAGTTCCCGCTGTACTACGTGTTGCCCAGCATGAAGGCCGGCTGGGACGAGGTGTGGGACAACAGCCATGGCGTGCTCGATTATCTCGGCGACGCACTGGCCGCGCTCGCCGAGCGGGTGGACGAGGACCCGGCGGTGCTCGGCATCGAGTTGCTGAACGAACCCTGGCCCGGTTCCGCGGCGCTGAGCTGCTTTCCGGCCGGCTGCCCTGCTTTCGATCGGAAGTATCAGGCCGCGCACGAACGGCTGACCGCGCGGATCCGTGCGGCCGCCCCGGAGATGCCGGTGTTCTGGGAACCCAACCTGACCTGGAACCAGATGATGCCCACGCGTCTGGCGCAACCACCGTTGACCCCGCCGCTGGCCGACGACCGGGTGGCGTTCTCCTTCCATGACTACTGCATCCCCAGCCAGGCGGCCATCTATCTCGGGCTGCCCGAACAGCTACGCGCGCTGTGCCCCGCGCAGCAGGAGATCACCTGGTCGAACGCCGATGCCTTCCTCGGCCGTACCGGGATTCCCGCCCTGTTGACCGAGTTCGGTGACGGTGACCCGACGGTGCTCGGCGACACCCTCGAGCATGCCGACGCGCGGTTCATCGGCTGGCAGTACTGGCACTACCAGAGCGTTTCCGGTTCGGAACCGGGAACCGATCCATTCACCGGCGAGCTCGGTAGGAAACTCGTCCGGACCTACCCGCGGGCCACCGCGGGAACCCCGACCGAGCTGAGTTTCGATCCCGCGAACGGGAACTTCAGCTATACCTATGCGGCGGACGGCGGGCCGGCACGAACCGAGATCTACGTGTCCGACCTGCACTATCCGCGCGGGTACGAGGTGTCGGTGACCGGCGGAACGGTCACCTCCGAGCCGGGGGCACCGCTCGTACTGGTGCGTGCCGAGGAGGCCGGGCAGGTCACCGTCTCCATCCGGAGCAGGTAG